From a single Oncorhynchus tshawytscha isolate Ot180627B linkage group LG33, Otsh_v2.0, whole genome shotgun sequence genomic region:
- the slc31a1 gene encoding high affinity copper uptake protein 1, protein MNMDMHHDHHDHGTMAPPTGTDSHGDGAVHSAGGMMMMQMTFYLGYTNVELLFAGLVINTPGEMAGACIGCFLLAVLYEGLKIGREFLLRRNQVNVRYNSMPVPGADGTMLMETHKTVGQRMLSLSHLLQTVLHIIQVMVSYFLMLVFMTYNAYLCIAVAAGAGVGYFLFSWKKAVVVDITEHCH, encoded by the exons ATGAACATGGACATGCACCATGATCACCACGACCACGGCACCATGGCTCCTCCCACAGGGACCGACTCCCATGGGGATGGAGCAGTACACAGTGCAGGaggaatgatgatgatg CAAATGACCTTCTACCTTGGCTACACAAACGTGGAGCTGCTGTTTGCCGGTCTTGTCATCAACACACCTGgag AGATGGCAGGGGCCTGCATTGGTTGTTTCCTGCTGGCTGTGCTCTACGAGGGGCTGAAGATCGGCAGGGAGTTCCTGTTGAGGAGGAACCAGGTCAACGTGCGCTATAACTCCATGCCTGTCCCAGGAGCAGACGGTACCATGCTCATGGAGACCCACAAGACTGTAGG ccAGCGGATGCTGAGTCTGTCCCACTTGCTGCAGACGGTGTTACACATCATCCAGGTGATGGTCAGCTACTTCCTTATGTTGGTCTTCATGACCTACAACGCTTACCTGTGTATCGCCGTGGCAGCGGGGGCTGGGGTGGGATACTTCTTATTCAGCTGGAAAAAGGCTGTGGTTGTTGACATTACCGAACACTGTCACTGA